One Fibrobacter sp. UWR2 DNA window includes the following coding sequences:
- a CDS encoding glycoside hydrolase family 9 protein encodes MKMTYLKKILLAAFVLGDILAVQAMAELPNIDRTDKVHERRYLDSLNVYNRRPIRVNQSGFRPQDNKYAYVADPSAQTFKVVDANTKKDVISAKNLNLVDANAPKPNFWVAGVLKAGNDNTLYSFSLADSATAVAGTEALYKADFSELATIGEYFVVCGGDTSATFHVHPSIFNSILEYSLQFFGSQRCGNTKSHTHAACHMKDGSKIGHDLTGGWHDCGDHFKVSETLGFAAYVLITTYLVYQDKAEDRYGNSYADTAITDGIPDLLYEAKIGADFIFKLYKASKADGLIARGDMYHSVGVDQVDHEYWDVPEKQDAQPHSKGGPDRDVADSAGNVSGMYAAVLAEVAAAWFVFDPVYADSLLEAAKDIYANVVKKSYRNITGNLKGFYTGSSNITNRTDNAAAAALALWYATADPTYQNDLYKDLTINDNSTNYGYNNEPDDAGPYFKGGYLGLTSGFYPGGWMTDYENVHAHVLFSFVKLILKDQETAASYGVGELERDTLIQRSTNSLRRLTDDGSEGTPRFTNRFGSVKAVPPYNLIWTSSGWGLNRYNLGAANAIFMLSEITTGEEKEVYKQLALDNIYYSLGANPWDVSFLMGAGDKNLNHPHNRAANPDGYNAGGMPYKYTCPLGALMGGTFPDAVLQDFWEFWTVTETCIDFSAQLLIPAQSLAETLPEDAEGPLYSNVAGVPISNTSATISWDVNEVALTTVFYNTTPDASTAKSVTQTTASKGGALTIDGLEPNQTYYFFLEGMDVKHNIGTDDNHGQWYQFTMTPLNTTISGVTICQVDNRSAKIYWWSSDRLNGVVNYGTSSSNLTESQPAEGGAVLFHEVLLTNLSAGTTYYFSVSSGATTDNNGGNYYSFTTEQYSTYANLDIYIKPTSYQAECTDWKDCHEFIVSIANNDTMAFHDFEIRLYLGKSSTFQPISWTPLTQNWGGEGTMTSIKSISFGSPTLEKDQYYIPITIGDTLKVSGQMLFQLKFMTGTFKDFAEGWSLVAHNAEDDPEQFEGIDLTQAPYFSNSETTLIEVNSKGERVPAFTRDPYVVVYYHGKHIYGYGPDYTPENGPQMPRTVSLNFTSPFVTPHSSLETTDSNIAYIGGSRVTPTGFLDDFEMNALSIIDFVEFPSAPRKDSLSFNFPYKAQYGNNYYEWVSWHNHAANMSSTNKYDCACAVIRTNVEVDTITTPPEIRLLQFTTDTVRAYTGKMVEVHLQLLDSNFELLKTDPFSVLLTSESGFAKFYTSATSTTPVEKIDIINGTAVFYLRSDKATTTILKAIGNNTSKVNYLPAIATLIIEDLPPWPIIDNAIMVDNNCDDIPDAFQITLSNEYIAAENQSFNSIKFVYEGDTLTSDSVISLNERDLVVAAKIPNATMNTAPSGAITLISNTNAGKKEASDFYKDGISPDLISVSVLERQSDATSDFVYIQFSEPVKEPSPEWPLRINSADIAAHVKGVKLYNEALNIWEFEIDFDAGGGSLVQEGMKAQLSPTATIKDLAGNGIGNCTPKTVDVLLKIRPIPMTYASIADKDEDGLAEHIEIKFTKAVDAKHYPDSISIIFGSAFPETLFVRKAEIRLSADQMSTSFDLPTPFALGNTNGNYEGTLEGRDLIGAGLVTEHLGSGAAYETESSIAEDLAGPVFTSASLSSSGNLEVLIIHVSEPLIIADSAAILYVRERSSIGVHKIDLTGWNFSNQSLTINAVYKPEAEIAVMEGDRINLAPKTASAFTDLSNNMPADDNPKVTIGGEGNPKIKFDIHLQKPITTVSSADPSLIPSNKTINLYVVNPSNHKLDRIEKGAVVQTGIDTTVTPLNGVVWTMDLTVPRGGSLNQPAYWRSLKVKYSLPIYTNMGSFVNRLSGTFTVDSDVYYSTNNKVTFFVEWVNAPKGGVRSQQGREVGTGAYIYKAELNCKFLPNADLDAKTKKRFESSNSYDKTETFGIRRLK; translated from the coding sequence ATGAAAATGACGTACTTGAAAAAAATTCTTTTGGCAGCATTTGTCCTGGGCGACATCCTCGCCGTCCAGGCGATGGCGGAGTTACCCAATATCGACCGTACCGACAAGGTTCACGAACGCAGGTACCTCGACTCGTTGAACGTCTACAACCGTCGACCGATTCGAGTAAACCAATCCGGTTTCAGGCCACAAGACAACAAGTACGCCTACGTGGCGGACCCCTCGGCACAAACGTTCAAGGTCGTTGACGCGAATACAAAAAAAGACGTAATTTCCGCAAAAAATCTCAACTTAGTCGACGCCAATGCGCCAAAGCCCAACTTTTGGGTGGCGGGAGTCCTTAAAGCGGGAAACGACAACACCTTGTATTCTTTCAGCCTGGCAGACTCCGCAACCGCTGTCGCAGGCACCGAGGCCCTATACAAAGCAGATTTTAGCGAACTGGCGACCATAGGCGAATACTTTGTGGTTTGCGGAGGAGACACCTCCGCCACATTCCACGTTCACCCGTCTATTTTCAACTCGATTTTGGAATACTCCCTGCAATTCTTTGGCTCACAACGCTGCGGAAATACAAAATCACACACACATGCCGCCTGCCACATGAAGGACGGCTCTAAAATAGGCCACGACCTTACCGGTGGCTGGCACGACTGCGGAGACCACTTTAAAGTTTCAGAGACCCTGGGCTTTGCAGCCTACGTTTTGATTACCACATACCTGGTTTACCAAGACAAGGCAGAGGACCGCTACGGCAACTCCTACGCCGACACAGCCATCACGGACGGCATCCCTGACCTGCTTTACGAAGCCAAGATTGGCGCAGACTTTATCTTCAAATTGTACAAGGCGTCTAAAGCAGACGGGTTGATTGCCAGGGGCGACATGTACCACTCGGTTGGCGTAGACCAGGTGGACCATGAATACTGGGACGTGCCCGAAAAGCAGGATGCCCAGCCCCATTCCAAGGGAGGGCCCGACCGCGATGTAGCAGACTCTGCCGGCAACGTTTCGGGCATGTATGCCGCTGTCCTCGCCGAAGTGGCTGCCGCCTGGTTTGTTTTTGACCCGGTTTATGCAGACTCCCTTTTGGAAGCGGCAAAAGACATCTACGCAAATGTGGTCAAAAAATCCTACCGAAATATAACCGGCAATTTGAAGGGGTTCTATACCGGAAGCTCCAACATAACCAACAGAACCGACAATGCGGCCGCAGCCGCCTTGGCGCTTTGGTACGCCACCGCCGACCCCACCTACCAAAACGACCTGTACAAAGATTTGACAATCAACGACAATTCCACCAATTACGGTTACAACAACGAGCCCGACGACGCAGGTCCCTACTTCAAGGGCGGCTACCTTGGCCTCACAAGCGGATTTTACCCTGGCGGCTGGATGACGGACTACGAAAACGTCCACGCCCACGTTTTGTTCTCTTTTGTCAAGCTCATTTTGAAGGACCAGGAGACCGCGGCTAGTTACGGCGTTGGAGAACTGGAAAGGGATACATTAATACAGCGGTCCACCAACAGCCTCCGTCGTTTGACCGACGATGGTTCCGAGGGCACTCCGCGATTTACAAACCGTTTCGGATCGGTCAAGGCGGTCCCTCCTTACAACCTGATATGGACCAGCAGCGGCTGGGGATTGAACCGCTACAACCTGGGCGCGGCCAACGCCATCTTTATGCTTTCTGAAATCACCACCGGTGAAGAAAAGGAAGTATACAAGCAGCTTGCCCTCGACAACATTTATTATAGCCTTGGCGCGAACCCGTGGGATGTTTCATTCTTGATGGGTGCCGGCGACAAAAACTTGAACCACCCGCACAACCGTGCTGCCAACCCCGACGGATACAATGCTGGCGGCATGCCCTATAAGTACACCTGCCCACTGGGCGCCCTGATGGGCGGCACCTTCCCCGACGCCGTATTGCAAGATTTTTGGGAATTTTGGACAGTTACCGAAACGTGCATTGACTTTTCGGCACAGCTTTTGATCCCAGCCCAAAGCCTAGCAGAGACGCTGCCCGAAGATGCCGAAGGGCCCCTGTACAGCAATGTTGCCGGAGTTCCCATTTCTAATACCTCGGCCACCATTAGCTGGGACGTCAACGAAGTCGCCCTCACCACGGTGTTCTACAACACCACACCCGACGCTAGTACTGCAAAATCCGTCACGCAGACCACGGCCAGCAAGGGCGGCGCATTGACCATTGACGGGCTCGAGCCCAACCAAACCTATTACTTCTTCTTGGAGGGCATGGACGTCAAGCACAACATTGGCACCGACGACAATCACGGTCAATGGTACCAGTTCACCATGACCCCGCTCAACACCACCATCAGCGGCGTCACCATTTGCCAGGTAGACAACCGCAGCGCCAAGATTTACTGGTGGAGCAGCGACCGGCTGAACGGAGTCGTGAACTACGGGACCAGCAGTTCGAATCTTACCGAATCGCAACCCGCCGAAGGCGGCGCAGTCCTTTTCCACGAAGTCCTGCTTACAAACTTGAGCGCAGGCACCACCTACTACTTTAGCGTATCCTCGGGAGCAACCACAGACAATAACGGTGGAAACTACTACAGCTTTACCACGGAACAATACTCCACCTACGCCAACTTGGACATTTACATAAAGCCCACTTCTTACCAAGCAGAATGTACCGATTGGAAGGACTGCCACGAATTCATTGTTTCTATCGCCAACAACGACACGATGGCGTTCCACGATTTCGAGATTCGCCTCTACCTTGGCAAGAGTTCAACCTTCCAACCCATTTCGTGGACACCCCTCACCCAAAACTGGGGCGGCGAAGGAACGATGACCTCAATAAAAAGCATCTCATTCGGGTCGCCCACCTTGGAAAAAGACCAGTATTACATACCCATTACCATAGGGGACACCCTAAAGGTCTCTGGGCAAATGCTGTTCCAACTCAAGTTTATGACAGGAACCTTCAAGGACTTTGCCGAAGGATGGTCCCTTGTTGCGCATAATGCCGAGGACGACCCGGAGCAATTTGAAGGTATTGACCTTACCCAGGCCCCGTACTTCAGCAATTCCGAGACAACCCTAATTGAAGTCAACTCAAAGGGCGAAAGGGTCCCCGCCTTTACAAGAGACCCGTATGTAGTGGTTTACTACCACGGCAAGCACATTTACGGCTATGGCCCTGACTACACGCCCGAAAACGGCCCGCAAATGCCGCGTACAGTGAGCCTCAACTTTACAAGCCCATTTGTAACACCGCACAGTTCATTAGAAACTACCGACAGCAACATAGCCTATATCGGCGGCAGCCGTGTTACGCCGACAGGATTCCTAGATGACTTTGAAATGAACGCACTGTCGATTATTGATTTCGTTGAATTCCCCTCGGCGCCTCGCAAAGACTCCCTCTCGTTCAACTTCCCTTACAAGGCGCAATACGGCAACAACTACTACGAATGGGTCAGCTGGCACAACCACGCCGCAAACATGAGTTCCACAAACAAGTACGACTGCGCCTGTGCCGTGATCCGCACCAACGTCGAGGTTGACACCATCACCACGCCACCGGAAATCCGCCTGTTGCAGTTCACGACAGACACCGTTCGCGCCTATACCGGAAAGATGGTCGAAGTTCATCTACAGTTGCTCGACAGCAACTTCGAACTTCTCAAGACCGACCCGTTCAGCGTCTTGCTCACCTCGGAATCCGGTTTTGCCAAGTTCTACACGTCGGCAACATCGACTACCCCGGTCGAAAAGATTGACATTATCAACGGTACGGCCGTGTTCTACCTCCGTTCGGACAAGGCGACGACAACCATTCTCAAGGCTATCGGCAACAACACCTCCAAGGTAAACTACCTGCCGGCAATCGCGACGCTCATCATCGAGGATTTGCCTCCCTGGCCGATTATCGACAACGCCATCATGGTGGACAACAACTGCGACGACATTCCGGATGCGTTCCAGATAACTCTTTCCAACGAATACATCGCGGCAGAGAACCAGTCGTTCAACTCCATCAAGTTCGTATACGAAGGCGATACGCTTACAAGCGATTCCGTCATCTCGCTTAACGAACGCGACCTGGTTGTTGCGGCAAAGATCCCGAACGCGACCATGAATACCGCACCCTCCGGTGCGATTACGCTCATAAGCAACACCAATGCCGGGAAGAAGGAAGCGTCCGACTTCTACAAGGACGGCATCTCACCCGACCTGATATCGGTATCCGTACTGGAACGCCAGTCCGACGCGACAAGCGATTTCGTCTACATCCAGTTCAGCGAACCTGTCAAGGAGCCCTCGCCCGAATGGCCGCTCCGCATCAATTCGGCCGATATTGCAGCCCACGTGAAGGGAGTCAAGCTCTACAACGAAGCACTCAATATCTGGGAATTCGAAATCGACTTCGACGCAGGCGGAGGCTCGCTGGTGCAGGAGGGCATGAAGGCTCAGCTTTCACCCACGGCAACCATCAAGGACCTCGCAGGCAACGGCATCGGCAACTGCACTCCGAAAACCGTGGATGTGCTCCTGAAGATCCGTCCGATACCCATGACCTACGCAAGCATCGCCGACAAGGACGAAGACGGCCTTGCCGAACATATCGAAATCAAGTTCACGAAGGCAGTCGATGCCAAGCACTATCCGGACTCCATCTCGATTATCTTCGGTAGCGCCTTCCCCGAAACACTTTTCGTACGCAAGGCCGAAATCAGACTGAGCGCCGACCAGATGTCCACTTCGTTCGACCTGCCGACACCTTTCGCCCTCGGCAACACTAACGGCAACTACGAAGGCACCCTGGAAGGCAGGGACCTTATAGGCGCAGGGCTTGTTACCGAGCACCTGGGCAGCGGTGCCGCCTACGAGACCGAGTCTTCGATTGCAGAAGACCTCGCAGGCCCCGTATTCACTTCAGCAAGCCTCTCGTCATCGGGCAACCTCGAAGTCCTGATTATCCACGTAAGCGAACCGCTCATCATCGCAGATTCAGCGGCGATCCTCTATGTGCGCGAACGTTCTAGCATAGGCGTGCACAAGATCGACCTCACCGGATGGAACTTCTCGAACCAGTCCCTGACTATCAACGCGGTATACAAGCCCGAGGCCGAAATTGCCGTCATGGAAGGCGACCGCATCAACCTCGCCCCGAAGACAGCCAGCGCATTTACGGACCTGAGCAACAACATGCCGGCAGATGACAACCCGAAGGTGACCATCGGCGGCGAGGGCAATCCGAAGATCAAGTTCGATATCCATCTGCAAAAGCCGATTACGACCGTATCGTCCGCAGACCCCTCGCTTATCCCGAGCAACAAGACGATCAACCTTTACGTGGTTAACCCGAGCAACCACAAGCTCGACCGTATCGAAAAGGGCGCTGTCGTGCAAACCGGAATCGATACCACCGTAACGCCTCTTAACGGCGTCGTGTGGACAATGGACCTGACCGTCCCGCGCGGAGGCTCCCTGAACCAGCCCGCCTACTGGAGGAGCCTGAAGGTCAAGTACAGCCTGCCCATCTACACGAACATGGGCAGCTTCGTGAACCGCCTCTCCGGCACGTTCACCGTCGATTCCGACGTGTACTACTCGACGAACAACAAGGTCACCTTCTTCGTGGAATGGGTAAACGCGCCCAAGGGCGGTGTACGCTCGCAACAGGGCCGAGAAGTCGGTACCGGCGCCTATATCTACAAGGCAGAACTGAACTGCAAGTTCCTACCCAACGCCGACCTCGATGCAAAAACAAAGAAGCGCTTCGAGTCGTCAAATTCCTACGACAAGACCGAAACCTTCGGTATTCGCCGTTTAAAATAG
- a CDS encoding response regulator transcription factor, with protein MATILIIDDDEQFNLMMKTALEVKGYEVETASNGREAKTLYQNKKYDVIVTDIIMPDVDGYEVILDLRRMGMSDRTIAVSAGGRTAADDYLLTAKHFDVAVTFNKPIDIQQFREKVEEIIKSHQ; from the coding sequence ATGGCCACTATCTTGATTATTGACGATGACGAACAGTTCAACTTGATGATGAAGACCGCCCTTGAAGTCAAGGGTTACGAAGTGGAAACCGCAAGCAACGGCAGAGAAGCAAAGACTCTCTACCAGAACAAGAAGTACGATGTCATCGTCACGGACATTATTATGCCGGACGTTGACGGCTACGAAGTCATTCTCGATTTGCGCCGCATGGGCATGAGCGACAGAACGATTGCCGTAAGCGCCGGCGGACGCACGGCCGCAGACGACTACCTGTTGACGGCCAAGCATTTCGATGTCGCGGTCACGTTCAATAAGCCCATCGATATCCAGCAGTTCCGCGAAAAGGTCGAAGAAATCATCAAAAGTCACCAGTAA
- a CDS encoding sigma-54 dependent transcriptional regulator: protein MNILIADSDKEFISDIRRSWNLDETELLLCDDKDNLMPLVKNNPIDLAFIEVPFLTFDNMDIVSYLKEKDPSIEIFVLCDNKNWPGATSAINRGANSFLMKPASVSQLEDTAKKIQTLKQNKSTHQLMESQVLDTLLGDTPEMRKILKTVYKISPTTSTVLITGESGSGKEFLANVIHRYSKRAGEPFIAVNCGAIPENLVESELFGAKKGSYTGSTADKKGLFEAANKGTLFLDEVGELSAATQVKLLRFLQSHEIRRVGETEARYLDIRIIAATNRDLQAAMLRGEFREDLFYRLNTFHLTLPPLRERKPVIPTLIRYFILKYKETHGKNITDVEPAAQYALAKYPYPGNIRELENIIEHAIVLSEGGILRLEDLPENVQEEAREKTVAIPHIKEDIPEPRLLTSIEGTRVDTPAKAADEPADAEDIISLEEMERRHILHALSVCKNNKTEVCKRLGISRATLWRKLKELKIQMDGDE from the coding sequence ATGAACATCCTGATAGCTGATTCCGACAAGGAATTTATCAGCGACATTCGGCGTTCCTGGAATCTGGACGAAACAGAGCTCCTGCTCTGTGACGACAAGGACAATTTGATGCCACTGGTAAAGAACAACCCGATAGACCTCGCGTTTATCGAAGTTCCTTTCCTTACCTTCGACAACATGGATATCGTAAGCTATCTCAAGGAGAAGGACCCGAGCATCGAAATTTTTGTCCTGTGCGACAACAAGAACTGGCCCGGAGCCACCAGCGCGATTAACCGCGGGGCAAACAGTTTCTTGATGAAGCCTGCTTCGGTATCGCAACTTGAGGATACCGCAAAAAAGATACAGACCTTAAAGCAGAACAAGTCTACGCACCAGTTGATGGAATCCCAGGTGCTGGACACCCTACTTGGCGACACGCCCGAAATGAGGAAAATCCTCAAGACGGTCTACAAAATTTCCCCAACCACGAGTACCGTGCTCATCACCGGCGAATCCGGTTCGGGCAAGGAATTCCTCGCAAACGTCATTCACCGCTACAGCAAGCGCGCGGGCGAACCGTTCATCGCGGTCAACTGTGGCGCCATTCCCGAAAACCTGGTCGAAAGCGAACTCTTCGGAGCAAAGAAGGGCTCGTATACGGGTTCTACCGCCGACAAGAAGGGCCTGTTCGAGGCCGCCAACAAGGGGACCCTGTTCCTTGACGAAGTCGGCGAACTTTCTGCAGCGACGCAAGTGAAACTGTTGCGCTTTTTGCAGAGTCACGAAATTCGGCGCGTAGGCGAAACTGAAGCGCGCTACCTCGACATCCGCATTATCGCCGCGACCAACCGCGACCTGCAGGCGGCCATGCTCCGGGGCGAATTCCGCGAAGACCTTTTTTACCGTCTGAACACGTTCCACCTGACGCTCCCGCCGCTCCGCGAACGCAAGCCAGTGATTCCCACACTTATCCGCTATTTCATTTTGAAATACAAGGAGACGCACGGGAAGAACATCACCGACGTGGAACCGGCAGCACAGTACGCCCTGGCGAAGTACCCCTACCCGGGCAACATCCGCGAACTCGAGAACATCATCGAGCATGCAATTGTTCTTTCGGAAGGCGGCATATTGCGTCTGGAAGACCTGCCCGAGAACGTACAGGAAGAAGCCCGTGAAAAGACGGTCGCCATTCCGCACATCAAGGAAGACATTCCCGAACCGCGCCTGCTCACGAGCATCGAGGGCACACGCGTAGACACCCCCGCAAAGGCAGCGGACGAACCCGCAGACGCCGAAGACATCATCTCGCTCGAAGAGATGGAACGCCGGCACATACTGCATGCGCTGAGTGTCTGCAAGAACAACAAGACCGAAGTCTGCAAGAGGCTCGGCATTAGCCGCGCCACCCTCTGGAGAAAGTTGAAGGAACTCAAGATCCAGATGGACGGGGACGAATAA
- a CDS encoding ATP-binding protein: MQEILFSDSPIATGLSAVALILTFLLPYILGQKTGLRQFPKAIYQLMLICTYWNTLSLVGSLFFSGPHFGLAAKIIFGLQAIAWIQAGNTIYHIAEHALHFRRFNFWRLLNAIGVANVIAVTVIFCVNEPFFTEFKILGFMPLHDHAYFKIYSMMFFLYVFPELLLTIYKLMRNTLQTGDKDSAQINFYMAGSFIFFIALSFVFDFMIPVASGFNVNGRHPIFLQWHQYSCIFLSVLCGQYFTSISFKNKSSHWLMKSLFNQLGDCVFAIQADGIISYCNPAAQLLFRKTDNEMKMYHIQDFIPSLKLDNEVVTESVKVQVNDELHSFSLSLYKYRTTLSTYMWLLLLSDQTNSLFYQQRIKTLNRQFADYKKDLIRYQDRLDSSEKKFKEQSSFSSTLINALPFQFWSKNEQGVYTTQNIMDIKSRGNLIQTTDSTESISDRELQARNSGLSSIFTTYENDRHEKISEDEANNLIFNNKAVFIYNEQFIPIISEQKPYKIIGLKQDITEQKRLERERDLLSEQKRIHSRLEDLGTMLGGFAHDYKNSIGAQIGFCELARETLENLPTDDIPEKKAKTIAKAGELIGEANKAANKAKDSVNQLLSAIRNEASIAPKPMVFSPFLIIEDVVKKVQLTLPSNIHISTEDIDKDLKIKCLPAALDRILSNLANNAIFAMKDDGGTLTFKLEREEVKTKIVQPFSDTIEPGVYAKFTIADTGTGIDSGTLERIFSPFFTTKAPGEGLGLGLTSALRLLKDGNAHFTVHTTLGEGTQFNLYWDLATEKTEDA, from the coding sequence ATGCAAGAGATTCTGTTTTCCGACTCGCCTATCGCCACGGGGCTTTCCGCCGTAGCGCTTATACTCACGTTCCTGCTTCCCTATATCCTGGGCCAGAAAACGGGACTAAGGCAGTTTCCCAAGGCCATATACCAGCTGATGCTCATATGCACCTACTGGAATACACTCAGCCTTGTCGGCAGTCTATTCTTCAGCGGGCCGCATTTCGGTCTTGCCGCAAAGATCATCTTCGGTTTGCAGGCTATCGCCTGGATCCAGGCTGGCAACACCATCTACCATATTGCCGAACATGCCCTCCATTTCAGGCGATTCAACTTCTGGAGGCTCCTGAACGCCATAGGCGTAGCAAACGTCATCGCCGTCACCGTCATCTTCTGCGTAAACGAACCGTTTTTCACCGAATTCAAGATTCTCGGTTTCATGCCGCTGCACGACCATGCATACTTCAAGATTTATTCCATGATGTTCTTCCTGTACGTGTTCCCCGAGCTCCTGCTTACCATATACAAGCTGATGCGCAACACGCTCCAGACCGGCGACAAGGATTCGGCGCAGATCAACTTCTACATGGCCGGCAGCTTTATATTCTTCATCGCTCTTTCGTTCGTATTCGACTTCATGATCCCTGTCGCAAGTGGATTCAACGTCAACGGAAGACACCCGATATTCCTGCAATGGCACCAATACTCATGCATATTCCTCTCGGTTCTCTGCGGGCAGTACTTCACCTCGATTTCGTTCAAGAACAAGAGTTCCCACTGGCTCATGAAGAGCCTGTTCAACCAGCTCGGCGACTGCGTTTTCGCCATCCAGGCCGACGGCATCATCAGCTACTGCAACCCCGCAGCCCAGCTCCTGTTCCGCAAGACCGACAACGAAATGAAGATGTACCACATTCAGGACTTCATTCCCAGCCTGAAACTGGATAACGAAGTCGTGACAGAAAGCGTGAAGGTTCAGGTCAACGACGAACTACATTCCTTCAGTCTCTCGCTGTACAAGTACCGTACCACGCTTTCTACATACATGTGGCTTTTGCTCCTGAGCGACCAGACGAACTCGCTTTTCTACCAGCAGCGCATCAAGACGCTCAACCGACAGTTCGCCGACTACAAGAAGGACCTCATCCGCTACCAGGACCGTCTCGACAGCTCCGAAAAGAAATTCAAGGAGCAGAGCAGTTTCAGTTCCACGCTCATCAACGCGCTCCCCTTCCAGTTTTGGTCCAAGAACGAGCAGGGCGTCTACACCACACAGAACATCATGGACATCAAGAGCCGCGGCAACCTTATCCAAACGACGGACTCCACGGAATCCATATCGGACAGGGAACTGCAGGCGCGCAACAGTGGGCTATCGAGCATATTCACCACGTACGAAAACGACCGTCACGAAAAAATTTCCGAAGACGAAGCGAACAACCTGATCTTCAACAACAAGGCCGTATTCATTTACAACGAGCAGTTCATCCCGATTATATCGGAACAGAAACCATACAAGATTATCGGACTCAAGCAGGACATCACCGAACAGAAGCGTCTCGAAAGGGAACGCGACCTCCTGAGCGAACAGAAACGAATCCATTCGCGACTCGAAGACCTGGGCACGATGCTCGGCGGTTTCGCACACGACTACAAGAACAGTATCGGAGCCCAGATTGGGTTCTGCGAGCTGGCTCGTGAGACCCTCGAGAACTTGCCGACCGACGACATTCCCGAGAAAAAGGCAAAGACCATCGCGAAGGCAGGCGAACTTATCGGCGAAGCGAACAAGGCGGCGAACAAGGCAAAGGATTCCGTGAACCAGTTGCTAAGTGCCATAAGGAACGAGGCGTCCATCGCACCGAAACCGATGGTGTTCTCGCCATTCCTGATTATCGAGGACGTGGTAAAGAAGGTGCAGCTCACCCTCCCGTCGAACATCCACATATCGACCGAGGACATCGACAAGGACCTGAAGATAAAGTGCCTGCCGGCAGCGCTCGACCGCATATTGAGCAACTTGGCAAACAACGCCATATTCGCCATGAAGGACGACGGCGGAACGCTCACGTTCAAACTGGAGCGCGAAGAGGTAAAAACGAAAATCGTACAGCCCTTCTCGGACACCATCGAGCCGGGAGTTTATGCGAAATTCACCATCGCCGACACTGGCACGGGAATCGACTCCGGGACCCTCGAACGCATCTTTTCGCCGTTCTTTACCACGAAAGCGCCCGGCGAAGGGCTCGGCTTGGGGCTTACTTCAGCCCTCAGGCTCCTAAAAGACGGCAATGCGCATTTCACAGTGCACACGACCCTCGGCGAGGGCACGCAATTTAATCTATATTGGGACTTAGCAACCGAAAAAACGGAGGATGCATAA
- a CDS encoding pseudouridine synthase has translation MRINKFISLCGVASRRAADTLVQEGRVQVNGETVTDMGHQVDESNDEVLVDGKPAKLPKKTKVIMFHKPAGCVCTKDDPQGRRTVYDYLPPGYATFKYVGRLDLQSRGLLLFTDDGELLHRLTHPSYEIPRSYYVWTTRPLSEAAAQKLVDGVDIRDPDDPDAQEEIAFATDVYLENGFAELVLIEGKNREIRRMMRAVGYEIRDLKRVSYSHIQLGDLPAGEFRELTANELNKLRQAVHL, from the coding sequence ATGCGCATCAACAAGTTCATATCCCTTTGCGGAGTCGCTAGCCGCCGCGCCGCCGACACCCTCGTACAGGAAGGTCGCGTGCAGGTAAACGGCGAGACCGTTACCGACATGGGCCACCAGGTAGACGAAAGCAACGACGAAGTTCTCGTCGACGGCAAGCCCGCGAAACTCCCGAAGAAGACGAAAGTCATCATGTTCCACAAGCCGGCCGGATGCGTATGCACCAAGGACGACCCGCAGGGGCGACGCACCGTATACGACTACCTGCCGCCGGGGTATGCCACCTTCAAGTATGTAGGGAGACTCGACCTGCAGAGCCGCGGGCTCCTGCTGTTTACCGACGACGGGGAACTGCTGCACCGGCTTACGCACCCGAGTTACGAAATCCCCCGCAGTTACTACGTGTGGACGACGCGGCCGCTTAGCGAAGCGGCCGCACAGAAACTTGTTGACGGTGTAGACATTCGCGACCCCGATGACCCGGACGCACAGGAAGAAATCGCATTTGCAACCGACGTGTATCTCGAAAACGGATTTGCGGAACTCGTGCTTATCGAAGGCAAGAACCGCGAAATCCGCCGCATGATGCGCGCCGTAGGTTACGAGATCCGCGACCTGAAGCGCGTGAGCTACAGCCATATTCAGCTGGGAGACTTGCCCGCAGGCGAATTCCGCGAACTCACCGCAAACGAACTGAACAAGTTGCGGCAAGCCGTACACCTGTAA